From a region of the Phaseolus vulgaris cultivar G19833 chromosome 6, P. vulgaris v2.0, whole genome shotgun sequence genome:
- the LOC137831720 gene encoding glutathione synthetase, chloroplastic-like produces MGGRSGCLFCSPSFTGIKTKPLSSYTFPSFSFTFSPHQLHSLSFPKLMSQPLTLNSAPLAEPDTDSSAAPPLFDYHSIDQKLLENIVYDALVWSTLNCLLVGDKSVQRSGTVPGVGLVHLPLCLLPGPFPESHWKQACELAPIFNELVDRVSLDGKFLQESLSRTKNADEFTSRLLDIHSKMLQINKKEDIRLAIVRSDYMVDEKTKSLLQIEMNTISTSFALIGCLMTGLHKSLISQYGNILGLDSNRVPANNAVDQSAEALAKGWSEYNDPRAAILVVVQVEERNMYEQHYISALLRDKYHIKSIRKTLAEVDQEGEILPDGTLSVDGQPISVVYFRAGYTPKDYPSESEWRARLLMEQSSAIKCPSISYHLVGTKKIQQELAKPGVLERFVENKDHVAKLRACFAGLWSLEDSDIVQKAIENPELFVMKPQREGGGNNIYGDDMRENLLKLQKAGSEEDAAYILMQRIFPATFPAILVRDGNWSTGHVIAEAGIFGTYLRNKDKIIINNESGYMVRTKVSSSYEGGVLPGFGVVDTVYLT; encoded by the exons ATGGGTGGTAGATCTGGGTGCTTGTTTTGTTCTCCTTCTTTCACTGGGATAAAGACTAAACCTTTAAGTTCTTACACATTTCCCTctttctccttcaccttctcaCCCCACCAACTACACTCACTCTCTTTCCCCAAACTCATGTCTCAGCCTTTGACTCTCAACTCTGCCCCACTTGCAGAGCCTGACACTGATTCTTCCGCCGCGCCTCCCCTCTTCGATTATCATAGTATCGACCAAAAACTGCTCGAAAACATAGTTTACGATGCTCTTGTCTGGAGCACTCTCAACTGCCTCCTCGTTGGAGATAAATCCGTTCAG AGATCTGGAACAGTTCCAGGTGTGGGTTTGGTGCATCTTCCGCTTTGCTTATTACCCGGGCCATTTCCGGAAAGTCACTGGAAGCAAGCTTGTGAATTAGCTCCTATTTTTAATGAGCTTGTTGATCGTGTGAGTTTGGATGGGAAATTTCTCCAGGAATCTCtatccag AACTAAGAATGCAGACGAATTTACCTCCAGACTTTTAGATATTCATTCCAAGATGCTACAGATTAACAAAAAAGAG GATATACGCTTGGCAATAGTTCGTTCAGATTATATGGTTGATGAGAAGACTAAATCACTTCTGCAAATAGAGATGAACACCATTTCCACTTCATTTGCTTTGATTGGATGTCTTATGACTGGACTTCACAA GAGCTTAATTTCTCAATATGGAAATATCCTTGGACTAGATTCCAATAGGGTTCCTGCCAACAATGCTGTCGATCAATCTGCAGAGGCCTTGGCTAAAGGTTGGAGTGAGTATAACGACCCCAG GGCTGCAATTTTGGTCGTGGTTCAGGTTGAAGAAAGAAACATGTATGAACAGCATTACATCTCCGCCCTTCTAAGAGACAA GTATCATATTAAAAGCATACGGAAAACATTGGCAGAAGTTGACCAGGAAGGAGAAATTCTACCCGATGGAACACTTTCGGT GGACGGACAACCAATTTCAGTTGTTTACTTCCGGGCTGGCTACACACCAAAAGACTATCCTTCAGAATCA GAATGGAGAGCTAGGCTACTCATGGAACAATCTTCTGCTATCAAATGCCCTTCAATATCTTATCATTTGGTTGGCACCAAAAAGATTCAACAGGAACTTGCAAAACCTGGTGTGCTTGAGAG GTTTGTCGAAAACAAAGACCACGTTGCCAAATTGCGTGCATGTTTTGCAGGGTTGTGGAGTTTGGAAGACTCAGATATTGTTCAAAAAGCAATTGAAAATCCAGAGTTATTTGTGATGAAGCCGCAAAGAGAAGGAGGAG GAAACAATATTTATGGTGATGATATGAGGGAAAACCTCCTTAAATTACAGAAAGCTGGTTCTGAAGAAGATGCAGCTTACATCCTCATGCAGAGGATATTTCCAGCCACTTTTCCAGCAATTTTGGTGCGTGATGGTAATTGGAGTACGGGTCATGTGATTGCAGAAGCTGGAATATTTGGTACTTATTTAAG GAATAAGGATAAGATTATCATTAATAACGAAAGTGGCTATATGGTGCGTACAAAAGTATCATCATCTTATGAAGGTGGAGTTTTACCTGGTTTTGGAGTGGTAGATACTGTATATCTAACTTGA
- the LOC137831721 gene encoding glutathione synthetase, chloroplastic-like — protein MIAGIGCVAWSETVPFFSTSKSTTFPVLSAFRRHSLSIPFVSSSPNLVMSPTEPLTLNPLQLSPLFDYHRLDQQLLRTIAYDALVWCSLHGLLVADKSVKNSGSVPGVGLVHAPVALLPTPFTENQWSEATELAPIFNELVDRVSLDATFLQQALSRTKKADEFTARLLDIHSKMLQIDKKEEIRLGLHRSDYMLDEKTKSLLQIELNTIASSFAGLSNLVTELHRYILSRHGKLLGLDSKRIPANNAVNQYAEALAKAWSEYNNPRAVIMIVVQTEERNMYDQHFVSAVLREKHNITTIRKTLAEVDQEGEILPDGTLSVNGQAISVIYFRAGYTPVDYPSESEWRARLLMEQSSAIKCPSISYHLVGTKKIQQELAKPGVLERFLESKDDIAKLRKCFAGLWCLDDSNVVRKAIERPELFVMKPQREGGGNNIYGDDVRKTLLELQQAGSQEEGAYILMQRIFPSVSASILMRNGCCHKDRVISELGVFGTYLRNKNRVIMNKQSGYLMRTKMSSSDEGGVAAGFAVLDSPYLT, from the exons ATGATCGCCGGCATTGGTTGCGTTGCATGGTCGGAGACTGTACCCTTCTTCTCTACTTCCAAATCCACCACCTTCCCCGTTCTCTCCGCCTTCCGCCGCCACTCTCTATCGATTCCTTTCGTCTCCTCTTCCCCCAACCTCGTCATGTCTCCCACAGAACCTCTCACTCTCAATCCACTCCAACTCTCTCCCCTCTTCGATTACCACCGCCTCGATCAACAACTTCTCCGCACCATCGCTTACGACGCCCTCGTTTGGTGCTCTCTCCACGGCCTCCTCGTCGCCGACAAATCCGTTAAG AATTCGGGAAGCGTTCCTGGCGTGGGATTGGTGCATGCTCCGGTTGCCTTGTTACCCACGCCATTTACGGAAAACCAGTGGAGTGAAGCGACTGAGTTGGCTCCTATTTTCAATGAACTCGTTGATCGGGTCAGCTTGGACGCAACGTTTCTCCAACAGGCTCTCTCCAG AACTAAGAAAGCGGATGAGTTCACCGCTAGACTTTTGGATATTCATTCCAAGATGCTACAGATTGACAAAAAAGAG GAAATTCGATTGGGATTACATCGTTCAGATTATATGCTTGATGAAAAAACTAAATCACTTTTGCAAATAGAACTGAACACTATTGCCTCTTCATTTGCCGGTCTTAGTAATCTTGTGACTGAACTTCATAG ATACATACTTTCTCGCCATGGAAAATTGCTTGGACTAGATTCCAAAAGGATCCCTGCCAACAATGCCGTCAATCAGTATGCAGAGGCCTTGGCTAAAGCTTGGAGTGAGTATAACAACCCCAG GGCCGTGATTATGATTGTGGTTCAGACTGAAGAACGAAACATGTACGACCAGCATTTTGTTTCTGCTGTTCTTAGAGAAAA GCATAATATTACAACTATACGAAAGACGTTAGCAGAAGTTGATCAAGAAGGAGAAATTCTACCCGATGGAACACTTTCAGT GAATGGACAAGCTATTTCAGTCATTTATTTCCGGGCAGGCTATACACCAGTTGACTATCCTTCAGAATCA GAATGGAGAGCTAGGTTACTGATGGAACAATCTTCTGCCATCAAATGTCCTTCAATATCCTATCATCTGGTTGGCACCAAAAAAATTCAACAGGAACTTGCAAAGCCTGGTGTGCTTGAGAG GTTCCTTGAAAGCAAAGATGATATTGCCAAACTGCGTAAATGCTTTGCTGGGTTGTGGTGTTTGGATGACTCTAACGTTGTCAGAAAAGCAATTGAAAGGCCAGAGTTATTTGTGATGAAACCCCAGAGAGAAGGAGGAG GAAACAACATTTATGGTGATGATGTGAGGAAAACCCTCCTAGAATTGCAGCAAGCCGGTTCTCAAGAAGAGGGAGCTTACATCCTTATGCAGAGGATATTTCCATCTGTTTCTGCATCAATTTTGATGCGTAATGGTTGTTGTCATAAGGATCGTGTAATTTCAGAACTTGGGGTGTTCGGCACTTATTTAAG GAATAAGAACAGAGTTATCATGAACAAACAAAGCGGCTATTTGATGCGCACAAAAATGTCATCATCTGATGAAGGTGGAGTTGCAGCCGGCTTTGCAGTGCTAGATAGTCCATACCTGACTTGA
- the LOC137833509 gene encoding glutathione synthetase, chloroplastic-like, whose translation MCLFDYHRFDQELLRTIAYDALVWSSLHGLVVGDYSSQGSGSVPGVGLVHAPFALLPTPFPQNQWRQASELAPIFNELVDRVSLDAPFLQHALSRTKEADEFTSRLLDIHCKMLQINKKEEIRLGLHRSDYMLDEKTNSLLQIELNTIASSFAGLSNLVTELHRYILSRHGKVLGLDSKSIGANDAVNQNAEALAKAWSEYNNPRAVIMIVVQAEERNMYDQHFVSAVLREKHNITSIRKTLAEVDEEGEILPDGTLCVDGREISVIYFRAGYTPVDYPSESEWKARLLMEQSSAVKCPSISYHLVGTKKIQQELAKPGVLERFLENKNDIVKLRKCFAGLWSLDDSSILTKAIEKPELFVMKPQREGGGNNIYGDDVRETLQKLQKSGSQEDAAYILMQRIFPTISAAVLMRNGCLSKDHAISELGIFGTYLRNKDKVIINKPSGYLMRTKMSSSDEGGVASGFAVLDSLYLT comes from the exons ATGTGTCTCTTCGACTACCACCGTTTCGATCAAGAACTCCTTCGCACCATCGCTTACGACGCTCTCGTTTGGAGCTCTCTCCACGGCCTCGTCGTTGGTGATTACTCCTCTCAG GGATCAGGGAGCGTTCCTGGCGTGGGATTGGTGCATGCTCCGTTTGCATTGTTGCCGACGCCGTTTCCCCAAAACCAGTGGAGACAAGCCTCTGAATTGGCTCCTATATTCAATGAACTCGTTGATCGTGTTAGCTTGGATGCACCCTTTCTCCAACACGCTCTCTCCAG AACTAAGGAAGCGGATGAATTCACCTCTAGACTCTTGGACATTCATTGCAAGATGCTACAGATTAACAAAAAAGAG GAAATACGATTGGGGTTACATCGGTCAGATTATATGCTTGATGAAAAGACTAATTCACTTCTGCAAATAGAACTGAACACCATTGCCTCTTCATTTGCCGGCCTTAGTAACCTTGTGACTGAACTTCACAG ATACATACTTTCTCGCCATGGAAAAGTGCTTGGACTTGATTCCAAAAGTATTGGTGCCAACGATGCTGTTAATCAAAATGCAGAGGCCCTGGCTAAAGCTTGGAGTGAGTATAATAACCCCAG GGCTGTGATTATGATTGTTGTTCAAGCCGAAGAACGAAACATGTACGATCAGCATTTTGTCAGTGCAGTTCTGAGAGAAAA GCACAATATTACAAGTATACGGAAAACATTGGCAGAAGTAGATGAAGAAGGGGAAATTTTACCTGATGGAACGCTTTGTGT GGATGGACGGGAAATTTCAGTCATTTATTTCCGTGCTGGCTATACGCCAGTTGACTATCCTTCAGAATCT GAATGGAAAGCTAGGCTACTGATGGAACAATCTTCTGCTGTCAAGTGTCCTTCTATTTCCTATCATCTGGTTGGCACAAAAAAGATTCAACAGGAACTTGCAAAGCCCGGTGTTCTTGAGAG GTTTCTTGAAAACAAAAATGACATTGTTAAACTGCGTAAATGCTTTGCTGGGTTGTGGAGTTTGGATGATTCAAGTATTCTTACAAAAGCAATTGAAAAGCCAGAGTTATTTGTGATGAAGCCCCAAAGAGAAGGAGGAG GAAACAATATTTATGGTGATGATGTGAGGGAGACCCTCCAAAAGTTGCAGAAATCAGGTTCTCAAGAAGATGCAGCTTATATCCTTATGCAGAGGATATTTCCAACTATTTCTGCAGCAGTTTTGATGCGTAATGGATGTTTGAGTAAGGATCATGCCATTTCAGAACTAGGGATATTTGGTACTTATTTAAG GAATAAGGATAAGGTTATCATTAACAAACCAAGTGGCTATTTGATGCGTACAAAAATGTCATCATCTGATGAAGGTGGGGTTGCATCTGGTTTTGCAGTGCTAGATAGTCTATACTTGACTTGA
- the LOC137831722 gene encoding uncharacterized protein produces MRVWRVHLPEQKVCPQGVLRWVFVWMSVCFFVFTVGPPSRSLVKKSSSPRSSCPPCDCYCSSAEYLLDPLGLANGSISDCGKHDPVLNEEMNKGLLTMLSEELNLQKVVANESLEHTKRLVMDARKTFSQYQKEAEKCNIGMETCEEARQRAEAELIEERRLTALWENRAREYGWSDKTKLRINHH; encoded by the exons ATGAGGGTGTGGAGGGTTCACCTACCAGAGCAAAAGGTTTGTCCTCAAGGTGTTTTGAGGTGGGTTTTTGTTTGGATGAGTGTGTGTTTTTTTGTGTTCACGGTTGGTCCACCGTCTCGGtcgctggtgaagaagagttcATCTCCTCGATCCTCTTGTCCTCCATGTGATTGTTACTGCTCTTCAGCGGAATATCTTCTCGATCCTTTGG GACTTGCCAATGGCTCAATTTCTG ATTGTGGTAAACATGATCCTGTTTTGAATGAGGAAATGAACAAGGGTCTACTGACAATGCTATCCGAGGAGCTAAATTTGCAGAAAGTAGTGGCCAACGAGAGCTTGGAACACACCAAAAGGTTAGTAATGGATGCCAGGAAAACCTTTTCACAATACCAGAAGGAAGCAGAAAAGTGCAACATTGGGATGGAAACTTGTGAAGAAGCAAGGCAGAGGGCAGAGGCCGAGCTCATTGAAGAACGCCGGCTCACAGCACTGTGGGAAAATCGAGCTCGTGAATATGGGTGGAgtgacaaaacaaaattaagaattaaCCATCATTAG
- the LOC137831730 gene encoding phosphoglycerate mutase-like protein AT74 encodes MRERDGHRGGVLPKRIILVRHGESQGNNDPATYDTTPDPKIQLTTQGIAQARLAGTRMRHAVAGGGSTNWRVYFYVSPYARTRSTLREIGRSFSKKRVIGVREECRIREQDFGNFQVQDRMNVIKEARQRFGRFFYRFPEGESAADVFDRVSSFLESLWRDVDMNRLNHDPSDDLNLIIVSHGLASRVFMMKWFKWTVEQFELLRNLENGEFRVIQLGSGGEYSLAVHHDDEELLEWGLSPDMVADQKSRACASKGEWNDRCSWYIDSFFDHLPDSDDDNVDKLEETNSLIVHS; translated from the exons ATGAGGGAGAGGGATGGTCACAGAGGAGGAGTGTTACCAAAGAGAATAATTCTGGTGCGTCACGGGGAGTCGCAAGGGAACAACGATCCCGCCACATACGACACCACGCCCGACCCTAAGATCCAGTTGACAACACAAGGGATTGCACAGGCGCGACTCGCTGGGACCCGCATGCGCCACGCCGTCGCTGGCGGAGGCTCCACCAATTGGCGCGTCTACTTCTACGTCTCCCCCTACGCGCGCACTAGATCCACGCTCCGGGAGATTGGTCGCTCCTTCTCCAAGAAGCGCGTCATCGGGGTCAGGGAAGAGTGCCGCATCCGCGAACAGGACTTCGGCAACTTCCAGGTGCAGGATCGCATGAACGTCATCAAGGAGGCTCGCCAACGCTTCGGCAGATTCTTCTATCGCTTTCCAGAAGGAGAATCCGCCGCCGACGTCTTCGATCGCGTTTCCA GTTTCCTTGAATCTCTGTGGAGGGATGTTGACATGAACAGGCTTAACCACGATCCTTCTGATGATCTGAATTTGATAATTGTGTCACATGGACTGGCATCTCGTGTTTTCATGATGAAGTGGTTCAAGTGGACAGTTGAACAGTTTGAGCTTCTGAGAAATCTTGAAAACGGTGAGTTCCGTGTGATACAGTTGGGGAGTGGTGGAGAGTACAGCTTGGCAGTTCATCACGATGACGAAGAACTGCTTGAATGGGGTCTCTCTCCTGATATGGTAGCTGATCAGAAATCGCGAGCCTGTGCCAGCAAGGGTGAATGGAACGATCGATGTTCTTGGTACATTGATTCTTTTTTTGATCATCTTCCTGACTCTGATGATGACAATGTGGATAAACTTGAGGAGACAAATTCTTTGATTGTGCATTCATAG